The following proteins are encoded in a genomic region of Euryarchaeota archaeon:
- a CDS encoding HAMP domain-containing histidine kinase, with the protein MSERVTADHGLPRAVVKLASGINLPIALLGFSLVGFIVGIIEVAAGLSTGDPIWFQGAAVAIAVGACFVIARRDLDKERVGAALTILGVGLFGGAIAYSIVLPGSPAVILVPMVFLCLALTLASGRFLYAVAAASWIAGNVLVALNLTLAPTPSPLALVAFRIFSFAVASGVGILLLVGFGDRLRAGIVAQKARARQSEEMVARTKELAELKNTFMNTASHELRTPLTPINIQLALLSGGDYGPLSAGQRRSLEVLERNLRRLTSLVEDLSDASRLQSGRLRLDAEPTDVGTVLRETLELYKEPAGKSGVSLDVEAPEHLVISADPRRLTQVLDNFVSNALRFTPRGGHVVLHAERRARSVVAWVKDDGAGIPPEKLDLLFQPFSQLHHMGRARSGTGLGLFISRGIIEQHGGHVWAQSDGEGKGALFGFEIPGARPSP; encoded by the coding sequence ATGAGCGAACGGGTGACGGCAGACCATGGTCTTCCTCGGGCAGTTGTGAAGCTCGCGTCGGGAATCAACCTTCCAATCGCGCTCCTTGGTTTCAGTCTCGTCGGTTTCATAGTTGGAATCATCGAGGTGGCCGCCGGTCTTTCTACGGGAGACCCCATATGGTTCCAGGGCGCGGCGGTGGCCATCGCGGTCGGCGCGTGCTTTGTGATCGCGAGACGAGACTTGGATAAGGAACGGGTTGGCGCGGCGCTCACAATCCTGGGAGTCGGACTGTTTGGAGGCGCGATTGCGTACTCGATCGTCCTTCCGGGTTCGCCTGCCGTCATCCTCGTGCCGATGGTCTTCTTGTGTCTCGCACTGACCCTTGCCTCGGGTCGATTCCTGTATGCAGTGGCCGCCGCCAGTTGGATCGCCGGAAACGTCCTCGTCGCCCTCAATCTCACATTGGCCCCTACGCCCAGCCCCCTGGCGCTCGTCGCTTTCCGCATCTTCTCCTTCGCGGTCGCCTCCGGAGTCGGGATCCTCCTCCTTGTGGGTTTCGGCGATCGCCTTCGGGCCGGGATCGTGGCGCAAAAGGCAAGGGCACGACAATCGGAGGAGATGGTCGCGCGCACCAAGGAGCTCGCGGAACTCAAGAACACGTTCATGAACACGGCTTCCCACGAACTCCGCACGCCTCTCACTCCGATCAACATCCAGTTGGCGCTTCTCTCCGGCGGCGATTACGGCCCGCTGTCGGCCGGCCAGAGGCGTTCGTTGGAGGTGCTCGAACGCAACCTCCGCCGCCTCACGTCCCTCGTCGAGGACCTGTCGGACGCGTCACGCTTGCAATCAGGGCGCTTGAGACTCGACGCTGAGCCGACCGACGTCGGCACAGTGCTTCGCGAGACCCTCGAACTCTACAAGGAGCCGGCGGGGAAGTCCGGCGTGAGTCTCGACGTCGAGGCCCCCGAGCATCTCGTGATCTCCGCCGACCCGAGACGGCTCACGCAGGTCCTTGACAATTTCGTTTCCAACGCCTTGAGGTTCACGCCGCGAGGCGGCCACGTCGTACTCCACGCGGAACGACGAGCCAGGTCCGTCGTCGCGTGGGTAAAAGACGACGGTGCAGGGATACCGCCTGAAAAACTCGACCTACTTTTCCAACCGTTTTCCCAACTCCACCACATGGGTCGGGCGCGTTCCGGCACTGGCCTCGGTCTCTTCATATCCCGGGGCATCATCGAACAGCACGGCGGGCACGTCTGGGCGCAAAGCGACGGCGAAGGCAAGGGTGCCCTTTTCGGGTTTGAGATCCCTGGCGCGCGCCCGAGTCCATGA
- a CDS encoding type IV pilin, which translates to MALDGWTSDSHQMGVRVKMTTARSAPEGRPTRSALQRPAGPDAGVTDILGSVLLVAITVVFAAGFMYLLLSLPPPTSPTDAVIETFVLPTNNDRLVLEHRGGSPIPLMVLGVTVEINGVPTRVTVGERLAAADPAWSVVTPSGVSKNAGADFVTGDQVRYTDSTLPGKAVSILVLQTSTGAVVLSGATAQQSDTTAPQLQSARTTSTTTIQVNFTEPLRTIDKADFTVSVPTVAISAVVLLGNGSAAEFTTASFATSDVPTVNRIGTPTGTRDVAGNLLAGTASVVSVDGVAPTISSLSSGSPGQTSATITFTTDEAASSNVTFGPTPSLTGRWATGTSTTSHSLSLTSLTAGTQYHYKVTAVDALGNNNTAEAFRTFTTTAITGGSGGGGGSAPNYLQFNATQVTVARGTASGSFTVTLLNGTGHATAPSNDLYVTLITNSTQGYFVNDTDPTVRIAGVVIPTSTPSQNFKFISYDAGSHPAIVAVANNTVAAAHQIAVTGTNPSPPFIQPPSLALNFTTAPATVARGTASTNFTVTLKNTTGATVTAPAEINVTLVTNSTSGYFLDALAGTTRILTVPIAAAASSANFKYVDYNGGTQSVIMAVTHNATPEATVIAVTGTNPSPPFIQPPSNYLNFSTAPASVARGTASTTFTLTLKNTTGSTVTTPTELIVTLASNSTSGFFVSNADGTTLITHVTIAAAASTASFKYIDYAALSNTVITAYAANTTPAAAVIAITGTNPGPYTWNYLQFSGVVSTLARATVSVNYTLTLRNSFGSAVSPDSPPLTITLLTNSTTGYFLNASDGTTLITTISLGTGSSSAQFKYIDYSGGTRTVLAAFAPNVTSVATAVSITGTNPAPVFFQPPPYYLDYTTVVSSVAKDTVTTSFTITLKNSTGTASSPYAPPLTIYLSTNSTRGVFLNDTDGTTIINSITIGTASTTASFKYKDGQGGATSMLLAVATNTTAAMTPITITGTPPSSGGSGDGIGPPPPYYLEFTTSNTTLLPGMVSTSYTVTLRTTDGGGAASPVSPPLTITLETNSTIGYFLNATDGTTPITTVTIGTASTSANFKYVDWRGGAKSVLTASATNTTAARLAVTVTNKGNVFAENGDSVNSVQLRLVYTAEQEDANIVQIGLTIVNPTPSDYDIDLVRLFITPLLATNNFFTTASVAGGTDDDLEACSLTGSGGSDVTCNPAAAVTLKAYSMKIFMLSFTTASTTTAGSTELFAQVNFSSPSISITGGSQNVRHNPTGANLNIFGFDGTDTVTGFQNRTAATAQQVAFRWTMRADAITANTRLWIPIGWAVSVPPQGASNGTANWNIRDPTPWAPGWIDFSVRGVADNTTHIIVIMTPPNNAGALYEFLVETRSTNSETVTAAVADVNDAFRIFVKVV; encoded by the coding sequence GTGGCGTTGGATGGTTGGACTAGTGACTCGCACCAGATGGGGGTGCGCGTGAAGATGACCACGGCACGTAGCGCGCCCGAGGGGCGACCGACGCGCTCCGCGCTCCAACGCCCTGCCGGCCCCGACGCGGGCGTCACGGACATCCTTGGAAGCGTGCTTCTGGTCGCCATCACTGTGGTCTTCGCGGCTGGTTTCATGTATCTGCTCCTCAGCCTTCCCCCGCCGACTTCGCCAACAGACGCCGTCATCGAGACTTTCGTCCTGCCGACCAACAACGACCGCCTGGTTTTGGAGCACAGGGGCGGCTCGCCGATCCCCCTGATGGTGCTCGGGGTGACGGTCGAGATAAACGGCGTGCCCACGCGCGTGACGGTTGGCGAACGATTGGCCGCGGCCGACCCAGCTTGGAGTGTGGTAACACCCTCCGGCGTGTCGAAGAACGCCGGCGCCGACTTCGTCACCGGCGACCAGGTGCGCTACACCGATTCCACTCTCCCCGGCAAAGCCGTCTCGATACTCGTGCTTCAGACATCCACGGGCGCGGTCGTCCTCAGCGGGGCGACGGCGCAACAATCCGATACGACCGCCCCGCAGCTCCAGTCGGCAAGGACCACGTCCACCACGACGATCCAGGTGAATTTCACGGAACCCCTGCGCACGATCGACAAGGCGGACTTCACGGTGAGCGTGCCGACGGTCGCGATATCAGCCGTCGTACTGTTGGGAAATGGTTCCGCCGCGGAATTCACGACCGCCTCGTTCGCGACGAGCGACGTGCCGACCGTCAACCGCATAGGTACTCCGACCGGCACCCGTGACGTCGCAGGCAACCTCCTCGCGGGCACCGCAAGCGTCGTCTCGGTGGATGGTGTCGCGCCCACCATCAGTTCCCTCTCATCCGGCTCCCCGGGGCAGACGAGCGCGACGATCACCTTCACCACCGATGAGGCGGCATCGTCGAACGTGACCTTCGGCCCCACGCCTTCGCTCACTGGAAGGTGGGCGACCGGGACCTCGACCACTTCCCACAGCCTGAGCCTCACTTCGCTCACCGCGGGGACGCAGTACCACTACAAGGTGACGGCGGTCGACGCGCTCGGGAACAACAACACGGCCGAAGCGTTCCGGACGTTCACGACGACGGCCATAACTGGCGGCAGCGGTGGAGGCGGCGGCTCCGCGCCGAACTACCTTCAATTCAACGCCACACAGGTGACGGTCGCGCGGGGGACGGCCTCGGGGAGTTTCACGGTCACCCTGCTCAACGGCACGGGGCACGCGACCGCACCGTCAAACGACCTCTACGTGACGCTCATCACGAACTCCACGCAGGGGTACTTCGTCAACGACACGGACCCGACGGTGCGCATAGCGGGCGTCGTCATCCCCACATCGACGCCTAGCCAGAACTTCAAGTTCATTAGTTACGACGCGGGAAGCCACCCCGCGATCGTCGCGGTCGCCAACAACACTGTAGCGGCGGCGCACCAGATCGCCGTCACGGGGACGAACCCGTCGCCGCCGTTCATCCAGCCGCCAAGCCTCGCCCTCAACTTCACGACGGCCCCCGCAACGGTCGCCCGGGGGACGGCGAGCACCAACTTCACCGTAACTCTGAAGAACACGACAGGCGCGACGGTCACCGCCCCGGCGGAGATCAACGTGACCCTCGTGACGAACAGCACATCGGGATATTTCCTCGACGCTCTCGCCGGGACGACGCGCATACTCACGGTGCCGATAGCGGCCGCCGCTTCGAGCGCCAATTTCAAGTACGTCGATTACAACGGCGGGACCCAATCTGTTATCATGGCGGTGACGCACAATGCGACACCGGAAGCGACCGTCATCGCAGTGACGGGGACCAACCCGAGTCCGCCCTTCATCCAGCCGCCGTCCAACTACCTCAATTTCTCGACAGCACCCGCGAGCGTCGCCCGGGGAACCGCGTCCACGACTTTCACGTTGACCTTGAAGAACACGACGGGCTCTACCGTCACCACGCCTACCGAACTCATAGTCACGCTTGCGTCGAACAGCACTTCCGGCTTCTTTGTAAGCAACGCCGATGGGACCACGCTCATCACCCACGTGACCATCGCGGCCGCGGCAAGCACCGCGAGTTTCAAGTACATCGACTACGCGGCGCTTTCCAACACGGTGATAACGGCGTACGCAGCGAACACGACGCCGGCCGCCGCGGTGATCGCGATAACGGGGACAAACCCCGGCCCCTATACGTGGAATTACCTGCAGTTCAGCGGCGTCGTGTCGACGCTGGCGAGGGCGACCGTGTCCGTGAACTACACATTGACTTTGAGGAACTCGTTCGGTTCCGCGGTTTCCCCCGATTCCCCGCCGTTGACCATCACACTTCTCACGAACAGCACCACGGGCTACTTCCTCAACGCGTCGGACGGGACGACGCTCATCACCACGATCTCCCTCGGGACAGGCTCGTCCTCCGCCCAGTTCAAGTACATCGACTACTCAGGAGGGACGCGGACGGTCCTTGCGGCCTTCGCCCCGAACGTGACGAGCGTCGCAACGGCCGTGAGCATCACGGGGACCAACCCGGCGCCCGTGTTCTTCCAACCGCCGCCGTATTACCTCGACTACACGACCGTGGTGTCGAGTGTCGCCAAGGACACGGTCACCACGAGTTTCACCATCACTTTGAAGAATTCGACGGGCACCGCCTCCTCGCCGTACGCTCCACCGCTCACCATCTACCTTTCCACGAACAGCACGCGCGGTGTCTTCCTCAACGACACCGATGGCACGACGATCATCAACAGCATCACCATCGGGACCGCCTCGACGACGGCCAGTTTCAAGTACAAGGACGGGCAAGGAGGGGCGACGTCGATGCTTCTCGCCGTGGCGACGAACACGACTGCCGCCATGACGCCGATAACGATCACCGGCACTCCACCGTCGAGCGGCGGCTCCGGGGACGGGATCGGGCCGCCGCCGCCGTATTATCTGGAATTCACGACGAGCAACACGACGCTTCTACCGGGGATGGTGTCGACGAGTTACACGGTCACGCTGCGGACGACGGACGGTGGCGGGGCCGCTTCGCCCGTTTCGCCTCCCCTCACCATAACGCTGGAGACCAACAGCACGATCGGCTATTTCCTCAACGCGACCGATGGAACGACGCCCATCACGACCGTGACGATCGGCACGGCGTCGACTTCCGCGAACTTCAAATACGTCGATTGGCGAGGAGGCGCGAAGTCCGTCCTCACCGCATCCGCAACCAACACGACGGCGGCACGACTCGCGGTGACCGTCACGAACAAAGGGAACGTGTTCGCCGAAAACGGGGACTCGGTCAACTCGGTGCAGCTGAGGCTCGTCTACACGGCGGAGCAGGAGGACGCCAACATCGTGCAGATCGGCCTCACGATAGTGAATCCCACTCCGTCCGACTACGACATCGATCTCGTCCGCCTCTTCATCACCCCATTGCTCGCAACGAACAATTTCTTCACCACGGCGAGCGTCGCGGGCGGGACCGACGACGACCTTGAAGCCTGTTCTCTCACCGGTTCGGGCGGAAGCGACGTCACCTGCAATCCGGCGGCCGCAGTGACGCTCAAAGCATACAGCATGAAGATCTTCATGCTGTCCTTCACGACGGCCTCGACCACAACGGCCGGCTCTACGGAGCTTTTCGCCCAAGTCAATTTCAGCTCGCCTTCCATCTCCATCACCGGAGGTTCCCAGAACGTCCGCCACAACCCGACCGGGGCAAACCTGAACATCTTCGGATTCGACGGGACCGACACGGTCACGGGCTTCCAGAACCGGACCGCGGCGACGGCCCAACAAGTCGCGTTCCGTTGGACCATGCGGGCTGACGCCATCACCGCCAACACGCGCCTTTGGATCCCCATCGGGTGGGCCGTTTCTGTACCGCCCCAAGGGGCCTCGAACGGTACGGCGAACTGGAACATCCGCGACCCCACACCCTGGGCCCCGGGGTGGATCGACTTCTCCGTGCGAGGCGTCGCCGACAACACGACACACATCATCGTCATCATGACGCCCCCAAACAACGCGGGCGCGCTGTACGAGTTCCTGGTCGAGACGCGGTCGACCAACTCCGAGACGGTCACCGCGGCGGTCGCCGACGTGAACGACGCGTTCCGCATATTCGTGAAGGTGGTCTGA
- a CDS encoding type II/IV secretion system ATPase subunit — MSEETEGEDAGEGLPRPKKKPTGEFTAPEVEPPETPPPEVASRETRDILKELKHDQKAKAAAERSEQKDFEKRSRAVQSKVTKHQKVRDEAVKHQQYVKDLMPKLGVSTDRPITEIPEIDREKLAQVEFSTIQEGKAYIRILYDKARNQYLYEAIEPVLTQPEEDVLGFLRDTLIRTLPGRFEDETDWEQFLMDAIDQAIVDHSVLVDEVSKQRVQYFLLRDFLGYGPVDVLLRDPLIEDISCDGPNIPIYLFHRQYESIKTNLMFKDETVLDSFVIRLAQRCGKHISIAEPILDATLPDGSRLQATLSREVTTRGSSFTVRKFRSDPLTPPDLVRLGTFSASMAAYFWLAMEEGFSMVFAGGTASGKTSSLNAASMFIPPQKKVVSIEDTREVNLPHENWIAGLTRAGFGSDIVQGRPSGAVDMYKLLEAALRQRPEFLIVGEVRGAEALTLFQAMATGHACYSTMHADSAQSAVYRLENEPINVPRLMLQTLDAIAIQIQVRINQRLVRRIREVVEIVGIDPDTGDLLTNTVFRWDSKADKHEYMGKSQILEAIMETKSLGRADLETEWDRRTRIIEWMVEKGIRNVRDVGDIVSAYYSTPDTLLARVAETSRPRPGQGKGT, encoded by the coding sequence TTGAGCGAAGAGACGGAGGGTGAGGACGCCGGCGAAGGTCTCCCCCGGCCCAAGAAGAAGCCCACGGGCGAGTTCACCGCTCCCGAGGTCGAGCCACCCGAGACCCCGCCCCCCGAAGTCGCAAGCCGCGAGACGCGCGACATCCTCAAGGAGCTGAAGCACGACCAGAAGGCGAAGGCCGCGGCCGAACGTTCGGAGCAGAAGGACTTCGAGAAACGCTCGCGCGCCGTCCAATCAAAGGTCACGAAGCACCAGAAGGTGCGCGACGAGGCGGTGAAGCACCAGCAGTACGTGAAGGACCTGATGCCCAAACTCGGGGTGTCGACGGACCGCCCCATCACGGAGATCCCGGAGATCGACCGAGAGAAGCTCGCCCAAGTGGAGTTCTCGACCATCCAGGAAGGCAAGGCCTACATCCGGATCCTTTACGACAAGGCGCGTAACCAATACCTCTACGAGGCCATTGAACCCGTCCTCACGCAGCCGGAAGAGGACGTCCTGGGATTCCTGCGCGACACGTTGATCCGGACGCTTCCCGGCCGCTTCGAGGACGAGACCGATTGGGAACAGTTCCTCATGGACGCGATCGACCAGGCGATTGTCGATCATTCGGTGCTGGTCGACGAGGTGTCGAAACAGAGGGTGCAGTATTTCCTTCTCCGGGACTTCCTCGGCTACGGCCCCGTCGACGTCCTGTTGCGAGACCCCCTCATCGAGGATATCTCATGCGACGGACCGAACATCCCCATCTACCTCTTCCACCGCCAGTACGAGTCGATCAAGACGAACCTCATGTTCAAGGACGAGACCGTGCTCGATTCCTTCGTCATCCGCCTCGCGCAGCGCTGCGGGAAGCACATCTCCATCGCCGAGCCGATCCTCGACGCGACTCTTCCCGACGGGAGCCGTCTCCAGGCGACGTTGTCTCGCGAAGTGACGACGCGTGGCTCGTCGTTCACGGTCCGTAAGTTCAGGTCCGACCCCCTCACACCGCCGGATCTCGTGCGCCTTGGGACCTTCAGCGCCTCCATGGCCGCTTATTTCTGGCTGGCGATGGAAGAGGGGTTCAGCATGGTCTTCGCCGGCGGCACCGCGAGCGGCAAGACGTCGAGCCTCAACGCCGCGAGCATGTTCATCCCGCCACAGAAGAAGGTCGTCTCCATCGAGGACACGCGCGAAGTGAACCTGCCGCACGAGAACTGGATCGCAGGTCTAACGCGGGCAGGCTTCGGGAGCGACATAGTGCAAGGCCGCCCGTCGGGAGCGGTCGACATGTACAAGCTCTTGGAGGCGGCGCTTCGTCAACGCCCCGAGTTCCTGATAGTCGGCGAGGTGAGAGGCGCGGAGGCCCTCACCCTCTTCCAGGCGATGGCGACGGGCCACGCCTGTTACAGCACCATGCACGCCGACAGCGCACAATCCGCCGTGTATCGTCTTGAGAACGAGCCGATCAACGTGCCACGATTGATGCTGCAGACCCTTGATGCCATCGCCATCCAGATCCAGGTGAGGATAAACCAACGGCTCGTGCGGCGTATCCGCGAGGTCGTCGAGATAGTGGGGATCGACCCCGACACGGGCGATCTCCTCACGAACACCGTCTTCCGATGGGACTCGAAGGCCGACAAGCACGAGTACATGGGGAAAAGCCAGATCCTCGAGGCGATCATGGAGACGAAGAGCCTCGGCAGGGCCGACCTTGAGACCGAATGGGATCGAAGGACTCGGATAATCGAATGGATGGTGGAGAAGGGCATACGTAACGTCCGCGACGTCGGCGACATCGTGTCCGCATACTACTCGACGCCCGACACGCTTCTTGCCCGGGTGGCCGAGACGTCAAGGCCGCGGCCTGGGCAGGGCAAGGGGACCTGA
- a CDS encoding type II secretion system F family protein, with amino-acid sequence MAIERKTREALLLAGLVLATLLTVAGAVIANTDATYARGILLSVAGLVVNVATIQLGRGIEALEQKRPTTPYVRRELSRYWSPLKSSAVLLNLLALFSITVIVAGLFTRTGASVPSTPILRIATILVAVLALDSAAAHFFSLKSPPERISTGLEGPFQIVGLGLTLVLAAAAFWASSVGGSVVGVLTLNPGDSPLLLLAGYVTFSLTLFIARSLPTIYSVFTERRETYGATTGLSRASAVTFPAVTAFALLFLVVLLLLVFGVGVVAILQEIPRNSVLLGVFGFVVLVLIASVVASFRLARAPSTPLYKVPTETETGTGLLLLAISGLLGGVLLATAGALFAGIALLGIPTTRWLDFLTFSILVFIGPYGFYAASRRGRVKRLEERFPDFLRDLAASRKAGLTLPAAVKIASKGEYGALTPEIVRMADQLSWNVAFDDALERFGERAKTPLIERAVALILEASRTGGNVTDVLLAAARDAREIKNLETERATSMLLYTAIIYIAFLVFLGIAGTLYGTFVPQIAQATAGVGGGSSVQLAGLSVGKISVDEYRTFYFVATLVQAVGNGVVAGIMESGRAVMGLRHSFIMVLFTYVTFAFILT; translated from the coding sequence TTGGCCATCGAGCGAAAGACCCGGGAAGCGCTCCTCCTTGCAGGCCTGGTCCTCGCCACACTCCTTACGGTCGCCGGCGCCGTGATCGCGAACACGGACGCGACCTACGCTCGCGGGATCCTCCTCTCGGTCGCCGGGTTGGTCGTGAACGTGGCGACGATCCAACTCGGGCGCGGCATCGAGGCGTTGGAGCAGAAAAGACCGACGACGCCCTACGTGCGCCGCGAGCTGTCACGCTATTGGAGCCCGCTCAAGTCGTCCGCGGTCCTACTCAACCTCCTCGCGCTCTTCTCCATCACGGTCATCGTCGCCGGCCTGTTCACTCGCACGGGTGCAAGCGTCCCCTCCACGCCCATACTGCGCATCGCGACCATCCTCGTCGCCGTATTGGCGCTTGATTCCGCCGCCGCGCACTTCTTCTCCCTGAAAAGCCCGCCGGAACGCATCTCGACAGGCCTTGAGGGGCCGTTCCAGATCGTCGGCCTCGGCCTCACGCTTGTCCTTGCGGCGGCCGCATTCTGGGCCTCTTCCGTCGGTGGTTCGGTCGTCGGTGTTCTCACTCTCAACCCAGGTGATTCGCCGCTTCTCCTTCTCGCCGGCTACGTGACTTTCAGCCTCACCCTTTTCATCGCGCGCTCGCTGCCGACCATCTACAGCGTCTTCACGGAACGACGCGAGACTTACGGAGCGACCACAGGCCTGTCGCGTGCCTCCGCGGTCACGTTCCCGGCGGTCACCGCGTTCGCCCTTCTCTTCCTCGTCGTCTTGCTCCTCCTCGTCTTCGGGGTGGGTGTCGTCGCTATACTCCAAGAGATCCCGCGCAATTCCGTACTGCTCGGGGTCTTCGGGTTCGTCGTCCTCGTCCTCATCGCGAGCGTCGTCGCCTCGTTCAGGCTGGCCCGGGCGCCTTCGACGCCGCTTTACAAGGTCCCGACGGAAACGGAGACCGGCACGGGCCTCCTCCTCCTTGCGATCTCGGGTCTTCTTGGCGGGGTCCTCCTTGCGACCGCAGGCGCACTGTTTGCGGGCATAGCTCTTCTTGGCATCCCGACCACGCGTTGGCTCGACTTCCTCACGTTCTCCATCCTCGTCTTCATCGGGCCATACGGGTTCTACGCCGCGTCGCGACGCGGCCGCGTGAAACGGCTCGAGGAACGCTTCCCCGATTTCCTTCGAGACCTGGCGGCAAGCCGCAAGGCCGGGCTCACACTCCCGGCCGCGGTGAAGATCGCCTCGAAGGGGGAATACGGGGCCCTGACACCCGAGATCGTCCGCATGGCGGACCAGTTGAGCTGGAACGTCGCCTTCGATGATGCGCTGGAGCGCTTCGGCGAAAGGGCGAAGACCCCGCTCATCGAACGGGCCGTGGCACTCATCCTTGAAGCGTCGCGAACAGGCGGAAACGTGACGGACGTCCTCCTTGCGGCCGCGCGCGACGCGCGGGAGATAAAGAACCTTGAGACCGAGAGGGCGACGTCGATGCTTCTTTACACGGCCATCATCTACATCGCGTTCCTCGTCTTCCTTGGCATCGCTGGGACGCTTTACGGGACGTTCGTCCCCCAGATCGCGCAAGCGACGGCCGGCGTCGGCGGAGGGTCCAGCGTCCAGCTCGCCGGTCTGAGCGTCGGAAAGATAAGCGTCGACGAGTACCGCACCTTCTATTTCGTGGCAACGCTCGTCCAAGCGGTGGGTAACGGTGTGGTGGCCGGCATCATGGAATCCGGGCGCGCCGTAATGGGCCTACGCCACAGCTTCATCATGGTGCTCTTCACGTACGTGACGTTCGCGTTCATCCTGACGTGA
- a CDS encoding type II secretion system F family protein — protein sequence MQRSARSNVHLRFSLQKAQIDLRPELYLSYSYMNMVIAFAASLLPILILAILVFAKSVVVPPVVFAVLVPLPMVLAFTIYLLTFVVPDIRASGRARDIDAKLPYALNYIATLASAGITPDKIFGSLARQPIYGEVANESAYISRDLTILGRDIVTALTAAIDRSPSVKFQDLLQGAITAIQSGSDLKNYFLTKSEQYVYENRQDQKKFIESLAVLAESYVTVVVAAPLLLIVLLTVMTAFGSGGRSAITIGYIMMLILLPVAQAGFAVTIKAITPEA from the coding sequence GTGCAACGTAGTGCGCGTAGCAACGTGCACCTGCGCTTCTCGCTCCAAAAGGCCCAGATCGACTTGCGGCCCGAGCTCTACCTCAGCTATTCCTACATGAACATGGTGATCGCGTTCGCCGCGAGCCTGCTTCCGATATTGATCCTCGCGATCCTGGTCTTCGCGAAAAGCGTGGTCGTGCCGCCCGTCGTCTTCGCGGTCCTCGTCCCCCTTCCGATGGTCCTCGCGTTCACCATCTACCTTCTCACGTTCGTGGTCCCCGACATCCGCGCCTCGGGCAGGGCCCGCGACATCGACGCGAAGCTCCCCTACGCTCTCAACTACATCGCCACCCTCGCCTCGGCCGGGATAACCCCGGACAAGATCTTCGGAAGCCTTGCGCGCCAACCCATCTACGGTGAGGTCGCGAACGAATCCGCTTACATCAGCCGCGACCTCACGATCTTGGGCCGCGACATCGTCACGGCCCTCACGGCGGCGATCGATCGGAGCCCCTCGGTCAAATTCCAGGACCTTCTCCAAGGGGCGATCACGGCCATCCAATCAGGGTCCGATCTCAAGAACTACTTCCTCACGAAGAGCGAGCAGTACGTCTACGAGAACAGGCAGGACCAGAAGAAGTTCATCGAGAGCCTCGCGGTCCTCGCCGAGTCCTACGTGACCGTGGTCGTCGCGGCACCGCTCCTCCTCATCGTGCTGCTCACTGTGATGACGGCCTTCGGGAGCGGCGGCCGGTCCGCCATCACGATCGGGTACATCATGATGCTCATACTGTTACCCGTCGCGCAGGCGGGTTTCGCCGTGACGATCAAGGCCATCACCCCGGAGGCGTGA